One stretch of Chryseobacterium fluminis DNA includes these proteins:
- a CDS encoding esterase/lipase family protein, whose protein sequence is MITHIKDPNSDKYIVFIHGLRGSKKTFKRFSEYLSENWKLDFGFMTLFFSYYKELFENKVISFLFPIFPSFIIKSVWSKRNDYNADRLDKYIDNECKNCSNIIIVAHSMGGLVARQYLVNCRKSQKDIRKIKMLITYGTPHKGSHIASLLSINNIPVLRNIYNLISTRFNYRISPQIGDLAELNHFIVKLNEEWRDYDLERKLLFIRVIGTTDKLVRAESGHLHAEDIENIHRFEYGHSKLIKPSDRVTKFPPIDLFIDKISSLKYEEEYFEELEEEINYDETETENF, encoded by the coding sequence ATGATAACACATATTAAAGATCCAAACTCGGATAAATATATTGTGTTTATTCATGGTTTAAGAGGAAGCAAAAAGACCTTTAAGAGATTTTCTGAGTATTTGAGTGAAAATTGGAAGTTGGATTTTGGATTTATGACCTTATTTTTTTCATATTATAAAGAGTTATTTGAGAATAAAGTTATTAGCTTCTTATTTCCAATTTTTCCAAGTTTTATTATTAAGTCAGTATGGTCAAAGAGAAATGATTACAATGCAGATCGATTAGATAAATATATTGATAATGAGTGCAAAAATTGTAGCAATATTATTATTGTGGCACATAGCATGGGAGGATTAGTTGCAAGACAATACTTAGTAAATTGTCGAAAATCTCAAAAAGATATAAGAAAAATTAAAATGCTTATTACTTACGGGACACCTCATAAGGGTTCACATATAGCAAGCTTACTATCTATAAATAATATACCAGTCTTAAGAAATATATATAATCTTATTAGTACGAGATTTAACTACCGAATTTCTCCACAAATAGGAGATTTAGCAGAATTAAATCATTTCATTGTAAAATTAAATGAGGAGTGGCGTGACTATGATTTGGAAAGAAAACTATTATTTATTAGAGTTATCGGAACAACGGATAAATTGGTAAGAGCAGAAAGTGGTCATCTACATGCAGAAGATATTGAAAATATACATAGATTTGAATATGGTCATTCAAAATTAATAAAACCATCAGATAGAGTAACGAAGTTTCCGCCAATTGACTTATTTATTGATAAGATTTCTTCATTAAAATATGAAGAGGAATATTTCGAAGAATTAGAAGAAGAGATTAATTATGACGAAACCGAAACTGAAAATTTTTAA
- a CDS encoding DNA cytosine methyltransferase, which translates to MEQLSVVDFFCGAGGFSEGFRQLGFDILYGYDHWRPAVDTFNHNFDLDCEPKNILDFKDSIEEILKIPDTDVIIGSPPCVSFSSSNKSGKADKSLGVDLTETFLRIVAIKKHQPNSKLKAWFMENVTNSKRYLQPSYTFKDLGLSEWAASHRISPHKIAIELLENTTSINSAEYGAIQSRIRLIAGEVIKKKKLVIPPPTYRSQKAKSNLPLYKSVKLLRDNFPSPFSKKSNDIISDLQYDLSIKQDEITDHFYDTGVYEVEWKFSRYWKINHPYMGKMSFPENENNPSRTITATKISHSRESIIYRSEIKRSGNGEYRLPTVREAAIIMGFPITYQFLGSEGTKWRLVGNAVCCCVSRALAKVVIQELKIESNSPLNVRLIPKLENVPNLNTYNTKTFDNPPIKNKGARFRRHPFKVGNMTVTLSNYDIDSNSKTKDNWFTSIQYGTGKGFPIQMVDDGYYLKLEPIIKRFDEGKKFIEIINNGFSEKIGNKLQLQEMYEKQVCIDNLLEPTILIDKIPEIIESVGCPNELFEQDEIVIFENKEKVPISQLFALYAVNRIASKVNQKQ; encoded by the coding sequence ATGGAGCAATTATCCGTTGTAGATTTTTTTTGTGGTGCAGGAGGGTTTTCTGAGGGATTTCGCCAGCTAGGCTTTGATATTTTATATGGCTATGATCACTGGAGACCCGCGGTAGATACTTTTAATCACAATTTTGACTTGGATTGTGAACCTAAAAACATTCTAGATTTTAAGGATTCCATTGAAGAAATATTAAAGATTCCAGATACAGATGTTATTATTGGAAGCCCTCCTTGTGTTAGTTTTTCGAGTTCTAACAAATCCGGTAAAGCAGACAAATCCTTAGGGGTAGATTTAACTGAGACTTTTTTGAGAATTGTTGCTATAAAGAAGCATCAACCCAATTCTAAATTAAAAGCATGGTTTATGGAAAATGTCACCAATTCTAAAAGATATCTCCAACCATCATACACTTTTAAAGATCTTGGTCTTTCAGAATGGGCAGCTTCTCATCGAATTAGCCCACATAAGATCGCTATTGAATTACTGGAAAATACAACGAGTATAAATTCCGCAGAATACGGTGCCATACAATCAAGAATAAGGCTAATTGCTGGAGAAGTTATAAAAAAGAAAAAACTTGTCATACCACCTCCAACCTATAGATCACAAAAAGCAAAATCCAATCTTCCATTATATAAATCTGTAAAATTGTTGAGAGATAACTTTCCCTCTCCTTTCAGCAAAAAAAGCAATGATATAATTTCTGACCTACAATATGACCTTAGCATAAAACAAGATGAGATAACTGATCATTTTTATGACACCGGTGTATATGAGGTAGAATGGAAATTTTCTAGATATTGGAAAATAAACCATCCATATATGGGTAAAATGTCATTCCCTGAAAATGAAAATAATCCAAGTAGAACAATTACCGCTACTAAAATATCTCATTCAAGAGAATCAATTATTTATAGATCAGAAATAAAAAGAAGTGGAAATGGAGAATATCGATTGCCTACAGTAAGAGAGGCTGCTATTATTATGGGATTTCCTATCACATACCAATTTTTAGGTTCCGAAGGTACTAAATGGAGATTAGTTGGCAATGCTGTTTGTTGCTGTGTAAGTAGAGCTCTTGCAAAGGTGGTTATTCAAGAATTAAAAATAGAAAGTAATTCACCATTAAATGTCAGATTAATTCCCAAGTTAGAAAACGTTCCCAATCTTAATACTTATAATACTAAAACATTTGATAATCCACCAATTAAGAATAAGGGCGCAAGATTTAGAAGACACCCCTTTAAAGTAGGGAATATGACGGTTACTTTATCAAATTATGATATTGATAGTAATTCTAAAACTAAAGATAATTGGTTTACATCAATACAATATGGAACAGGTAAAGGATTTCCAATCCAAATGGTTGATGACGGGTATTATTTAAAACTTGAACCAATAATTAAAAGATTCGATGAAGGAAAAAAATTTATTGAAATAATCAATAATGGTTTTTCAGAAAAAATCGGAAATAAATTACAATTACAAGAGATGTATGAAAAACAGGTTTGTATAGATAATTTATTAGAACCAACGATATTAATCGATAAAATTCCTGAGATCATAGAAAGTGTTGGTTGTCCAAATGAACTATTTGAACAAGATGAAATAGTTATATTTGAAAATAAAGAGAAAGTTCCTATCTCTCAACTTTTTGCATTATATGCTGTTAATAGGATCGCTTCAAAAGTTAATCAAAAACAATGA